The window CTATGTTATCAATAACTTATGGTTGACTAAATGATTAAAACAAATGACCACAATCAGCTCCACCTTTTCGATCCTTGGGACTTTTTAAGCCCGAAGCGCAGGAAATTGCTCGATGACTCCTGGGCAGGGCTTTTTCAAAAAGAAATCCTCCGCTCATTACCGGTCAATCTGATCAAACCCTATTTCTCAAGAGAAGCAGGACGTCCTACAAAGGAACTCTTCACCATGCTCGGTGTTTTGCTGCTCCAGCAAGCTCATGATCTTACTGACGAAGAAACCGTATCGCAACTGGCATTCAATATTCAATGGCACTATGCCTTGAATTTAACGGAAGAATCGGATGCCGCCAAATATCTATGTTTGAAAACCCTGTGGACCTTCCGTCAACTCATGATCGAAAAGAAACTGGACAAAGCCCTCTTCAATGCTATTACAGACAAACTTGCAGCAGTGTTTGAAGTCAATTCTGACAACCAAAGAATCGATTCGGTCCATGTTAAGTCAAATATGCGACGGCTGGGAAGAATCAGTATCTTTGCAGCGAGTATCAATAAATTTCTGGTTAACCTGAAACGCAAGCACCCTGACCATTTTTCCGGTATCAGCACCGATATTATCGGGAAGTATATTTCGGAAAAGGCATTGTCCTGCTTTTCCATGGTAAAACCCTCTGATTCAGCTAAAACTCTTGCAAGTGTCAGCAAGGATCTTTACCATCTGATCCAGGAATTTAAAAGCGACTCTGATGTTTCATCCATGTACAGCTACAAGCTGCTTGAAAGGGTTTTGAAAGAGCAGTGCAATCTGGAAGTTGATCCTGAAAGTGGCCAGAAGGTTGCGCTTAAAGCTCCAAAAGAGATTCCTTCAGACTCACTTCAAAATCCTTCAGACCCTGATGCGACCTACAGCGGACATAAGGGACAAGGTTACCAGGTTCAGGTGATGGAAACCTTTACAGAAACAGAGGATGAAGATGAGAAGGCCGGAACCTTGAATCTTATCACTCATGTTGAGGTGGAACCTGCCTCGGCAAGTGATGCCAATGCTCTTATCCCTGCAATTGATGCCGCCAAGCAGAGAAACCTTTCTCCCAAAGAACTCCAGGCGGACTCTCTTTATGGAAGCGATGAGAATCACCAGATTGCCCAGTCAGATGGAATTAATCTTGTTTCGCCCACCATGGGAACGACCAAAAAGGAAAAGCTCAGCCTTACTGATTTCAACCTTGCGGCAGATGGGCAGATCATAACATGTCCGCAAGGGCATGCCCCGGTTTTTAAAAAGAAAAAGAAGGAACGGATTACCCAAGGTTTTCCCCTTGATACCTGCATGGGCTGCCCTCAACTGGAAGATTGCCCGGTAAAACAGGGGAAAAAGTACGCGTACAGTCGATATACCGCTAAGGCTGCAAGGATCGCCCGAAGAAGAGCTTATGAACAGACAGATGAGTTCAAAGATAGATATCGGTGGCGAGCCGGAGTCGAAGCAACAATGTCCGAATATGATCGACGAACCGGGGTGAAACGATTAAAATATCGAGGTCTCCAAGCAGTAAGGTTCGCGGCAACCTTAAAAGCAGCAGGAATCAACCTCTTCAGGGCAACTATTGTCCAGAAGGCGCTTAGCTATGCATAAAGGAGGCATAGGGGAGCCCTTTCGGGGTGTAATACACTGCTTTTTGGAATGTCAAAGAGCAATTTGGCTTATAAAAATTGTTTTTTAACAAGTTTTGATCATATGATCAAAATAGTGTTCAAACTCAAAAACAGGAGCTTGATTTGGGCTCTGACTTTTTACAGGACCATCAATAATGCCTAAATCAAATAAAATTGTCATTAATACCGGCCCTATTTTAGCCTTAATCGCGGGGCTTGGCAATTTAGACGTCCTGAAATTAATGTATGTCAGGTAATTGTTTCTTACGAAGTATGTAAAGAAATCGAAGCTGGCGGCATAACAGGATTTGGGCTAAAAGAATTTAATGAAGCAGAATTTTTGATCAAAATCCAGAAACCATTAATCATACAACCATATTTGCAAAACAGCCTGGATTTAGGTGAAGCCTCTGTTATTCAGACAGCTATTGACCAAAAAATTACCACTGTATGTATTGATGAAGCTTTAGGAAGGCGGGCAGCCAGATTGAGTGGTTTGTCTTTAACCGGCTCACTTGGAATTATTATACGAGCAAAAAAAAATGGCCATATACGCCCCTCTCTACGTCAAGTTACAAGTCAGATGCAAACTCAAGGTATCTATTTAAGCGACAAACTTATAGCGTTCACATTGAGGCAGATTGGCGAGAAGAAATGAATAGTTGACGTTACAGTAGGGGGGGAAAAAAATTTTAACCACCGAAATGCTGCGGATACGCCGCATTATTTTGGAACATTAGTAAATTGCTCAATTTCAGTATTCTATCAGCAATCGAAAACACCACAATCTGTCATATCATGTGTCGCCGATAGGCTTGCCAGTAAAGTCCGTCATTTCTTTTTTCAGTGCTCAGGTCACTCTCAATTGAGTGCGAACGTTACAGGCCTTGATCCGCTTTATGACGGGACATTAAGAAAGAGACCAAGACCTGTGTTGAAACGTTCCGGATTTACGGCGTGCTGCCGTATCCCATGGGCAGCTGCTTGAACCGGCCGCCATATATAATGGGATCTCCTTCATACCCCAAGGCTTTAAAGTTAATGTAATCGGTTTTGTTGATTAAATGCTCAACATCCCGGCCTCTGGATTTCATATAGGAAAAATCGGTACCCTTGTGGGCGATTTTTTTGAAATCCACATTGCGGTTGTCCTGGTGACACCGGTTGCAGGTTGCCTCCCCTTTCAGGCTTTCATGGCACTGGGCACAGGAAAGGGCCATATCCGCAGGCATCACCTCATGTTCAAGCCGCCAGTACATCCAGGTCTTTTTCCATTTGTATGATCCTGAATAGGGCAGGCCCGCCACGGACATGC is drawn from uncultured Desulfobacter sp. and contains these coding sequences:
- a CDS encoding transposase, encoding MIKTNDHNQLHLFDPWDFLSPKRRKLLDDSWAGLFQKEILRSLPVNLIKPYFSREAGRPTKELFTMLGVLLLQQAHDLTDEETVSQLAFNIQWHYALNLTEESDAAKYLCLKTLWTFRQLMIEKKLDKALFNAITDKLAAVFEVNSDNQRIDSVHVKSNMRRLGRISIFAASINKFLVNLKRKHPDHFSGISTDIIGKYISEKALSCFSMVKPSDSAKTLASVSKDLYHLIQEFKSDSDVSSMYSYKLLERVLKEQCNLEVDPESGQKVALKAPKEIPSDSLQNPSDPDATYSGHKGQGYQVQVMETFTETEDEDEKAGTLNLITHVEVEPASASDANALIPAIDAAKQRNLSPKELQADSLYGSDENHQIAQSDGINLVSPTMGTTKKEKLSLTDFNLAADGQIITCPQGHAPVFKKKKKERITQGFPLDTCMGCPQLEDCPVKQGKKYAYSRYTAKAARIARRRAYEQTDEFKDRYRWRAGVEATMSEYDRRTGVKRLKYRGLQAVRFAATLKAAGINLFRATIVQKALSYA
- a CDS encoding DUF3368 domain-containing protein — translated: MIKIQKPLIIQPYLQNSLDLGEASVIQTAIDQKITTVCIDEALGRRAARLSGLSLTGSLGIIIRAKKNGHIRPSLRQVTSQMQTQGIYLSDKLIAFTLRQIGEKK